The Drosophila biarmipes strain raj3 chromosome 2L, RU_DBia_V1.1, whole genome shotgun sequence genome has a window encoding:
- the LOC108033279 gene encoding uncharacterized protein LOC108033279, translating into MDLLSSDECHLIAHRTIPEIDKSNLIILNSQLDAGSSDLMGYMGEYYKLYLEVEDIGEKKKYFLHYFIKSLPRKNEPQREECARKGVFPKEAAVYTRLLPKIQQYATKKLFPECYYSRPDILVLEDLTQNYRHLKATESYTLDHYKLVLEHLSELHAASIAWEEIEHLNIYENYKDVLTELHLDSNNSWYITGLKAIVFLAARHPQYQTRKAQEFVQDKLYNLLTKAEELVEPSQAIRNVLCHRDAWDHFQIAKYCSPTLDVLFLLYIVAPAEVRREIYDECLEHYYRCLESYLDRLGLKKDLITREIFMKECHRTRLAALLIWALTEPQTKMSPSIFNRLRSQEPEKFDYYLNVDRSDLLLRVMEIQPGYEETIMSPIRELVDYLMENENLND; encoded by the exons ATGGATCTATTAAGTTCAGATGAATGCCATCTTATAGCCCATAGAACGATTCCAGAGATCGACAAGTCCAATCTTATAATTCTAAATTCCCAGCTGGATGCAGGTTCCAGTGATCTAATGGGATACATGGGAGAGTACTATAAACTTTACTTGGAGGTAGAGGATATaggagaaaagaaaaaatatttcctacactattttatcaaaagtttGCCCCGCAAAAACGAGCCACAAAGGGAAGAGTGCGCACGCAAGGGAGTTTTTCCTAAGGAAGCTGCCGTCTACACCCGTTTATTACCGAAAATTCAGCAATATG CCACAAAGAAGTTGTTTCCCGAATGTTACTACAGTCGGCCAGATATCCTAGTGTTAGAAGATCTTACCCAGAACTACAGACATCTCAAAGCCACAGAGAGCTATACCTTGGATCATTATAAACTGGTTTTGGAACACCTTTCAGAGTTACATGCTGCAAGTATTGCTTGGGAAGAAATCGAACACTTAAATATTTACGAAAATTACAAAGATGTGCTTACTGAATTGCATTTGGATTCAAATAATTCTTGGTACATAACTGGACTTAAG GCCATTGTTTTTTTAGCAGCTCGTCATCCGCAATACCAAACAAGAAAAGCACAAGAATTTGTCCAAGATAAGCTCTACAACCTTCTTACCAAAGCCGAAGAATTGGTTGAACCCTCACAGGCTATAAGGAATGTGCTTTGTCACCGTGATGCCTGGGATC ATTTTCAAATCGCCAAGTACTGTTCTCCCACCTTAGATGTTTTATTCCTACTTTATATTGTTGCCCCCGCTGAAGTCAGAAGGGAGATATATGACGAGTGTCTCGAGCACTATTATAGATGCCTAGAATCTTATCTCGACCGCCTGGGATTGAAAAAGGATCTTATAACCCGAGAGATCTTCATGAAAGAATGCCACAGAACACGATTAGCTGCCCTTCTTATTTGGGCTCTCACCGAGCCTCAGACGAAAATGTCACCTAGCATTTTCAATAGATTGCGATCCCAAGAACCAGAGAAGTTTGACTATTACCTCAACGTCGATCGGAGTGACCTGTTACTAAGGGTAATGGAGATTCAACCTGGCTATGAGGAGACTATCATGTCGCCCATCCGGGAACTGGTAGATTACCTCATGGAGAATGAGAACTTAAATGACTGA
- the LOC108034278 gene encoding uncharacterized protein LOC108034278, giving the protein MSSGSLLDVLCSGSGARLALGTSVISYLIVYNEASAPSLLFAVLLATIYGTLAARCKTSLRSLQMAYVRATNKFDFGCLFLATWLDALAAMCACAALARTLSACLDAMTGGLARILILGRNAPANEPWPDVLGVSVVFLVTGMFMLGLEHSRAFSLILTLGMFGLNAILSAVGWWRGDMLAWSADNYFQPDGISSVFLATALLTYSFPSDWPQQHRSGRFTATLITGLVSVSLLLTAFCLSTMVHYKTHEDYVAVPLFNILDESGFHKLVPASACMLLLTSSAAFLELFPELYGIVVRLATSEWRILSKQISYESSESGNPVLAVFIAGSMCAMLAFACPLQHLSYTLAAGHMGGVFLRAFYLLYVPYRPKFMAPSSESSLSYSRLSTAPIAKSSSYSSSATSSSSRLKRSLWKIGLPKHSGLKKPKTKPRNKQELEKEWLLLGEPTSPCPQREGRDVESTILSDGEPPPSDFEYPDKFDKSDSDTSTDIDAIVDEYREKIKVTTAGPLERSVRVPTVSSWRVTMFAIVVIGLGIALCMAGLMMHWAPAALTGGIGVLIVTIMMGFIPKYTGSVINVSPVICGMSLLMGVILFSGCAVHSWPGLLIWVMAGLIMVVRCDKYCCNCFEHTTILNAQLIPSVSGKTNAGSASGSAANLAGPSTSIRIPRPPKGVGVVGLPQRVNGHR; this is encoded by the exons ATGTCGAGTGGCAG CCTGCTGGACGTGCTCTGCAGTGGGAGTGGCGCCCGTTTGGCCCTGGGAACCTCGGTAATCTCGTATCTGATTGTCTACAATGAGGCATCCGCTCCGAGCCTGCTGTTCGCCGTCCTTTTGGCCACCATCTATGGCACACTGGCGG CACGTTGCAAAACAAGTCTTCGCAGCCTGCAAATGGCGTATGTGAGGGCCACGAATAAGTTTGACTTTGGCTGCTTGTTTTTGGCCACATGGCTGGATGCTCTGGCGGCCATGTGTGCCTGTGCCGCCCTGGCCAGGACCCTCAGCGCCTGTTTGGATGCCATGACCGGGGGTCTGGCCAGGATCCTCATACTGG GCCGCAATGCACCCGCGAACGAGCCATGGCCGGATGTTCTTGGCGTCTCCGTTGTCTTCCTCGTCACTGGGATGTTCATGCTGGGCCTGGAG CACTCGAGGGCCTTCAGCCTCATCCTGACACTCGGAATGTTCGGCCTGAACGCCATTCTCAGCGCCGTCGGCTGGTGGCGGGGCGACATGTTGGCCTGGTCTGCGGACAACTACTTCCAGCCCGATGGCATTAGCAGT GTCTTCCTGGCCACAGCCCTGCTCACGTACTCCTTCCCCAGCGATTGGCCCCAACAACATCGAAGTGGACGATTCACGGCGACCTTAATCACCGGATTGGTCAGCGTTTCGCTGCTGCTGACAGCCTTTTGTCTCTCCACCATGGTGCACTACAA AACCCACGAAGACTATGTAGCCGTACCATTATTCAACATCCTAGACGAAAGTGGCTTCCATAAGTTGGTGCCTGCCTCGGCATGTATGTTGCTCCTAACCAGTTCGGCGGCCTTTCTGGAGCTCTTTCCGGAACTATATGGCATTGTGGTGCGCCTGGCCACCTCGGAGTGGCGCATACTGTCCAAGCAGATCAGTTACGAGAGCTCGGAGAGTGGAAATCCCGTGCTGGCCGTGTTCATTGCCGGCAGCATGTGCGCCATGTTGGCCTTCGCCTGTCCATTGCAGCATCTCAGTTATACACTAGCCGCCGGTCACATGGGCGGGGTATTCCTGCGAGCCTTCTATCTCCTGTATGTCCCCTACAGACCCAAGTTCATGGCCCCCAGCAGCGAGTCTTCACTGTCGTACAGTCGTCTGTCCACAGCACCCATTGCCAAGAGCAGCAGTTACAGCAGTTCAGCAACTTCCAGTTCTAGCCGCTTGAAGAGGAGTCTCTGGAAGATCGGTCTGCCCAAGCACAGTGGCCTGAAGAAGCCGAAGACGAAGCCCAGAAATAAACAGGAGCTGGAGAAGGAGTGGCTACTACTGGGCGAACCCACATCGCCGTGTCCGCAACGGGAGGGCAGGGATGTGGAGTCCACCATTCTGTCCGATGGGGAGCCTCCG ccATCTGACTTTGAGTACCCGGATAAGTTTGACAAGAGCGATTCGGACACCTCAACGGACATTGATGCCATTGTGGATGAGTATCGCGAGAAGATTAAG GTAACCACAGCAGGTCCCTTGGAGCGCAGTGTGCGAGTGCCCACAGTGAGTTCCTGGCGCGTAACCATGTTCGCCATTGTGGTGATTGGACTGGGTATTGCCCTCTGCATGGCTGGTCTGATGATGCACTGGGCTCCGGCGGCTCTGACAGGTGGAATTGGAGTGCTGATTGTAACCATAATGATGGGATTCATACCCAAGTATACGGGCAGTGTGATCAACGTGAGTCCCGTGATCTGTGGAATGTCGCTGCTGATGGGTGTGATCCTGTTCAGTGGCTGCGCCGTACATTCCTGGCCGGGATTGCTAATTTGGGTGATGGCGGGACTGATTATGGTGGTCAGATGCGACAAGTACTGCTGCAATTGTTTCGAGCACACGACCATTCTGAACGCCCAGTTGATACCAAGTGTCTCTGGGAAAACCAATGCGGGGTCAGCTTCGGGATCGGCAGCAAACTTGGCTGGTCCGTCCACCAGCATCCGGATACCCAGACCGCCCAAgggagtgggcgtggtcggACTGCCGCAGCGCGTCAATGGCCACAGATGA
- the LOC108033832 gene encoding estradiol 17-beta-dehydrogenase 11: MEKNNNNLPAEDEPRLANGHALANGNGLVHPKEEAAAPAASGWGQVLWNTWDAFADVAWFIICCIGYILQDLYYIAFGYPEKELSTDVALITGGGNGLGRLLAERLGKMGTKVVIWDINKKGIAETVEIVQEAGGYCKGYVVDISKKEEVYKAADVIREEVGDVTLLINNAGVVSGLHLLDTPDHLIERSFNVNVMAHFWTTKAFLPKMIENDRGHIATIASLAGHVGISKLVDYCASKFAAVGFDEALRLELEVLGHTNIQTTCICPFFIQATGMFDDVNARWVPTLNPNDVADRVIAAIRKNEKLAVIPGFLKVLLSFKWTFPWGCVGGLLKRLVPDASPHGLPSSIAAPVPLNSNAKSTAADIAALDAELSSVTLPAKPPSMLIQRTPSLGERVL, from the exons ATGgagaaaaacaacaataaccTTCCCGCCGAGGATGAGCCACGTCTTGCCAACGGACACGCCCTCGCGAACGGCAACGGACTGGTCCACCCCAAGGAGGAGgcagctgctcctgcagcCAGCGGGTGGGGTCAGGTCCTGTGGAATACCTGGGATGCCTTCGCGGACGTGGCCTGGTTCATCATCTGCTGCATAGGATACATTCTACAG GATCTCTACTACATAGCCTTTGGCTATCCCGAAAAGGAGCTCAGCACAGACGTTGCTCTGATCACAGGTGGTGGCAATGGACTCGGACGTCTGCTGGCCGAGAGACTGGGAAAGATGGGAACCAAGGTCGTTATCTGGGACATCAACAAGAAGG GCATTGCGGAAACCGTCGAAATCGTCCAGGAGGCGGGCGGCTATTGCAAGGGATACGTGGTGGATATTTCCAAAAAGGAAGAGGTCTACAAGGCGGCCGATGTCATCAGGGAGGAAGTCGGTGAT GTCACTCTGCTGATCAACAATGCGGGCGTTGTATCTGGACTGCATCTTTTGGACACACCTGACCACCTGATCGAGCGGTCGTTCAATGTGAATGTCATGGCACACTTTTGG ACGACAAAAGCGTTTCTGCCCAAAATGATTGAGAATGATCGAGGACACATTGCCACGATCGCCTCGCTGGCCGGCCATGTGGGCATTAGCAAATTGGTCGATTACTGTGCAAGTAAATTCGCAGCG GTTGGCTTTGATGAGGCTTTGAGGCTGGAGCTGGAAGTCCTTGGACATACGAACATCCAAACCACCTGCATCTGCCCCTTCTTCATCCAGGCCACTGGCATGTTCGACGACGTGAACGCCAG ATGGGTCCCCACACTGAATCCCAACGATGTGGCCGATCGTGTCATTGCGGCCATCAGGAAGAACGAGAAACTGGCCGTCATACCCGGCTTCCTCAAGGTCCTCCTCTCCTTCAAGTG GACCTTCCCCTGGGGCTGTGTGGGCGGTTTGCTGAAGCGCCTGGTGCCCGACGCCTCCCCCCACGGCCTGCCCAGCTCCATTGCCGCCCCGGTACCGCTGAACTCCAACGCCAAGTCGACGGCCGCCGATATTGCCGCGCTCGATGCTGAGCTAAGTAGCGTTACCCTGCCGGCGAAGCCACCCTCGATGCTCATCCAAAGGACACCGTCGCTGGGGGAGCGCGTCCTTTGA